The proteins below come from a single Synechococcus sp. WH 8101 genomic window:
- the queC gene encoding 7-cyano-7-deazaguanine synthase QueC — MTDSLAIALLSGGLDSATAAALALEAGHRVIGLSFDYGQRHRRELEAARHLADSLGLDEHHTIAVNLASWGGSSLTDRRQELPKEGVQQGVIPSTYVPGRNTVFIAIGLSLAEARGADQLVLGVNAVDYSGYPDCRPDYLSAYQTLADLSSRAGREGHGPRLWAPLVEWSKQRIVAEALRLGVPIAQTWSCYSGGAQPCGVCDSCRIRDEALRAAGRPDLCSPGTP, encoded by the coding sequence ATGACCGATTCCCTCGCGATTGCCCTGCTCTCGGGCGGGCTTGATTCCGCCACCGCCGCGGCCCTGGCGCTGGAAGCCGGCCATCGAGTGATCGGCCTCTCCTTCGACTACGGCCAGCGCCATCGCCGGGAGCTGGAGGCCGCCCGCCATCTGGCCGACAGCCTCGGCCTGGATGAGCACCACACGATCGCCGTCAACCTGGCCAGCTGGGGCGGCTCCTCGCTGACCGATCGCCGCCAGGAGCTGCCCAAGGAGGGGGTGCAGCAGGGTGTGATTCCCAGCACCTATGTGCCAGGACGCAACACCGTGTTCATTGCCATCGGCCTCAGCCTGGCCGAAGCCCGTGGAGCTGATCAGCTTGTGCTGGGCGTGAATGCCGTGGATTACTCCGGCTATCCCGATTGCCGGCCCGACTATCTCAGCGCCTATCAGACCCTGGCCGATCTGAGCAGTCGCGCCGGGCGGGAAGGCCACGGCCCCCGCCTCTGGGCACCGCTGGTGGAGTGGAGCAAGCAACGGATCGTGGCGGAAGCCCTCCGCCTCGGGGTCCCGATCGCGCAAACCTGGAGTTGCTATAGCGGCGGCGCCCAACCCTGCGGAGTGTGTGACAGCTGCCGAATCCGCGATGAAGCCCTGAGGGCCGCCGGCCGCCCCGATCTGTGCAGCCCCGGCACACCATGA
- a CDS encoding aminotransferase class IV, with amino-acid sequence MSFPPQPPGQVGAISWCNGAWGGTQQLMLPLSDRGLQLADGLFETVLIQGGRPRLLDAHLQRWQTSAAQLGMAAPPKAEWLKGLIAEAVARSGIGSGCGALRLNWSRGDGPERGIDLPQGDPSADSHRFWLSLHPHTPHFSAVAAWISRHERRNASSRLSSCKSFAYGQAIQARREARQQGADEALLLSTSGELCCGSTANLLVQRKGTWWTPPLSSGCLPGVMRGRALALGLAREQRLDPQPDPNDSWLLINSLGCRPLRSVDGHPLNAQVEAHALWTSLLDQDDQG; translated from the coding sequence ATGAGCTTCCCCCCCCAACCCCCCGGGCAAGTTGGCGCCATCAGCTGGTGCAACGGCGCCTGGGGCGGCACCCAGCAGCTGATGCTGCCGCTCAGTGACCGGGGCCTGCAGCTGGCGGATGGCCTGTTTGAAACGGTGCTCATACAGGGCGGCCGCCCCAGGCTTCTGGACGCGCACCTGCAGCGCTGGCAAACCAGTGCCGCCCAGCTCGGCATGGCGGCACCCCCGAAGGCGGAATGGCTGAAAGGCCTGATCGCAGAAGCGGTGGCCCGCAGCGGAATCGGCAGCGGCTGCGGCGCCCTGCGGCTCAACTGGAGCCGAGGGGATGGCCCGGAACGCGGCATCGACCTACCGCAAGGCGATCCCTCAGCCGACTCCCACCGCTTCTGGTTGAGCCTGCACCCCCACACACCACACTTCAGCGCCGTGGCCGCCTGGATCAGTCGCCACGAACGCCGGAACGCCTCCAGCCGCTTGAGCAGCTGCAAAAGCTTCGCCTACGGCCAGGCGATCCAGGCGCGGCGAGAAGCCAGGCAGCAGGGTGCCGATGAGGCCTTGCTGCTGAGCACCTCAGGAGAGCTCTGCTGCGGCAGCACGGCCAATCTGCTGGTGCAACGCAAGGGAACCTGGTGGACGCCACCCCTCAGCAGCGGCTGTTTGCCGGGGGTGATGCGCGGCCGGGCACTGGCACTGGGACTCGCGCGCGAACAACGCCTGGACCCCCAGCCCGATCCCAACGACTCCTGGCTGCTGATCAACAGCCTGGGCTGCCGCCCCCTGCGCAGCGTTGATGGCCATCCCCTGAACGCCCAGGTGGAAGCGCACGCCCTCTGGACCAGCCTTCTCGATCAGGACGATCAGGGATGA
- a CDS encoding carbonic anhydrase: MSRRRNGLLLDRRSFLLGAGLSGIGLWGAGRTTAAQAAAPASPRSCRPTNPLQALRDGNARFAAAWQQADEARSADARAQRMAALWSGHCFLPASVLTQGQAPWACVLTCADSRVAPEWIFDAAPADLFVIRSAGNTAFAAAIASVEFSVLELATPLVMVMGHSGCGAVTAARSGDAPTPLLTELLTPIRAAISPDQNLEAAIKANAREAAQQLISRSNVIEAAVNNGNLEIVVGYFDIGSGTVTLV; encoded by the coding sequence GTGAGCCGTCGCCGCAACGGTTTGCTCCTCGATCGACGCTCCTTTTTGCTGGGGGCCGGCCTCAGCGGCATCGGTCTGTGGGGGGCAGGGCGCACTACCGCGGCTCAAGCGGCCGCTCCGGCCTCACCCCGCAGCTGCCGGCCTACCAACCCGCTCCAGGCCCTGCGCGACGGCAACGCCCGCTTCGCCGCCGCCTGGCAGCAAGCGGACGAGGCCCGCAGCGCCGACGCCCGCGCCCAGCGGATGGCTGCACTCTGGAGCGGGCACTGTTTTCTGCCGGCCAGCGTGCTGACGCAGGGCCAGGCCCCCTGGGCCTGCGTCCTCACCTGCGCCGATTCACGGGTGGCACCGGAATGGATCTTTGATGCCGCCCCCGCCGACCTGTTTGTGATCCGCAGCGCCGGCAACACCGCCTTCGCCGCCGCGATCGCCTCGGTGGAATTCAGTGTGCTGGAACTGGCCACACCCCTGGTGATGGTGATGGGCCACAGCGGTTGTGGTGCCGTCACGGCGGCACGCTCCGGCGATGCCCCCACCCCGCTGCTCACGGAACTGCTCACGCCGATCCGCGCCGCGATCAGCCCCGATCAGAATCTGGAAGCGGCGATCAAAGCCAACGCCCGCGAGGCGGCCCAGCAGCTGATCAGCCGCAGCAACGTGATCGAGGCTGCTGTCAACAATGGCAACCTCGAGATCGTGGTGGGCTACTTCGACATCGGCAGCGGCACGGTGACCTTGGTCTGA
- a CDS encoding APC family permease, with the protein MELKRDLGVSTLILAVVTSTIGSGWLFAPYFSARSAGPASLVAWVAGGAMAFVLALVFAELGALVNSSGALAQIPLLSHGRLSGFIGGWSAWISYVSLPTIEVLALLQYLASSLPWLTRDQGTLQVLSGAGQLVAVVLLVLFTWINLAGVSRLARWIDSLTIWKLIVPILVSVTLMLLSGHWGNLGVKVTMGQGALVDAIGSGGILFSLLGFRTAMDLAGEARRPQRDVPLAMGVGLGLCLVIYLILQLAFLVSVPPADLHSGWTALTLTAHGGPMVALALGLGLGWVATLLLIDAVISPGATALTFVGVSARVSWMMGECGLLPKGLGRLNSRGVPHWALISSLVVGYALLWIGPSWQTVVSFLTSTLVIALAMGPVSLLSLRRQLPAEQRPFRIPQATLLCSIAFVMATWATSWCGRQALEGAVTVILIPTLIYAINRWRQRQPIDLRSGLWWALYLGVLLLDMELFSNGQPLELPALLHMLVLAGLSLLILPLAVNSALPEISPHALTDLGQTEPAT; encoded by the coding sequence ATGGAACTGAAGCGGGATCTGGGGGTCAGCACCCTCATCCTGGCGGTGGTGACCAGCACGATCGGATCGGGCTGGCTCTTCGCGCCGTATTTCTCCGCCCGCAGCGCCGGGCCGGCCAGTCTGGTGGCCTGGGTCGCCGGTGGCGCCATGGCCTTCGTGCTGGCTCTGGTGTTCGCCGAACTCGGCGCCCTGGTCAACAGTTCCGGAGCCCTGGCCCAGATCCCCCTGCTCAGCCATGGACGCCTTTCCGGCTTCATTGGCGGCTGGAGCGCCTGGATTTCCTATGTGTCCCTCCCCACGATCGAGGTGCTCGCCCTACTCCAGTACCTGGCCAGCAGCCTGCCCTGGCTCACCCGCGACCAGGGCACCCTGCAGGTGCTCAGCGGCGCCGGTCAACTGGTGGCTGTGGTCCTGCTGGTGCTGTTCACGTGGATCAACCTGGCGGGCGTCAGCCGACTCGCCCGCTGGATCGACAGCCTCACGATCTGGAAACTGATCGTGCCGATTCTGGTGTCGGTAACCCTGATGCTGCTCTCGGGCCATTGGGGCAATCTGGGCGTGAAAGTGACGATGGGGCAAGGTGCCCTGGTGGATGCGATCGGCAGCGGCGGCATTCTCTTCAGCCTGTTGGGCTTCCGTACGGCGATGGATCTGGCCGGTGAAGCGCGCCGCCCCCAGCGCGATGTGCCCCTGGCGATGGGGGTTGGCCTGGGCCTGTGCCTGGTGATCTACCTGATCCTGCAACTGGCCTTCCTGGTGAGCGTGCCCCCGGCCGATCTCCACAGCGGCTGGACCGCACTGACCCTCACAGCCCATGGCGGCCCGATGGTGGCCCTCGCCCTCGGGCTTGGCCTGGGCTGGGTGGCCACCCTGCTGCTGATCGACGCGGTGATCTCACCAGGCGCCACGGCCCTCACCTTTGTGGGGGTGTCAGCGCGGGTGAGCTGGATGATGGGGGAGTGCGGCCTGTTGCCAAAGGGGCTCGGACGACTCAACAGTCGCGGCGTTCCCCACTGGGCTCTGATCAGCAGCCTGGTGGTGGGCTACGCCCTGCTCTGGATCGGGCCGAGCTGGCAGACCGTGGTGAGCTTTCTCACCTCCACCCTGGTGATTGCCCTGGCGATGGGGCCGGTAAGCCTGCTCAGCCTGAGGCGGCAACTGCCCGCGGAACAGCGGCCGTTCCGGATTCCCCAGGCCACCCTGCTGTGCAGCATCGCCTTTGTGATGGCCACCTGGGCCACCAGCTGGTGCGGTCGCCAGGCGCTCGAAGGCGCGGTGACCGTGATCCTGATCCCCACCCTGATCTATGCCATCAATCGCTGGCGCCAGCGCCAACCGATCGACCTGCGCTCCGGTCTGTGGTGGGCGCTCTATCTGGGGGTGCTTCTGCTCGACATGGAGCTCTTCAGCAATGGGCAGCCGCTAGAGCTGCCGGCGCTGTTGCACATGCTCGTTCTGGCGGGCCTGTCGCTGCTGATCCTGCCCCTGGCGGTGAACAGTGCCCTGCCCGAAATCTCGCCCCATGCCCTTACCGATCTCGGACAAACCGAGCCCGCAACCTGA
- a CDS encoding anthranilate synthase component I family protein, whose amino-acid sequence MASCPGLIRKACPWREPDQLAQALACDHGDEGLIWLDGDGSALGRWLTLAVQPLEQRCCRGLPGDPDARNPFESLRNLPPGHWTGWLSYDAAAWLEPGQPWRPDAMASLWIARHDPVLRFDLQEQELWLEGLDPVRHAAMAHWLETLPRSAASAQATTPIHSPWQRHSDRHGFMAGVQRIRELISAGDLFQANLTACSSTQLLKPISNLALFTRLRQRCPAPFAGLVVGAGDAAGEAILSTSPERFLSVGPDGWVETRPIKGTRPRHPDPERDADLAAELICSSKDRAENVMIVDLLRNDLGRVCRPGSVQVPQLVGLESYASVHHLTSVVTGQLQDGADWVDLLEACWPGGSISGAPKLRACQRLGELEPVGRGPYCGSLLRLDWDGRLDSNILIRTVLRRHDQLRVHAGCGIVADSDPATEADELDWKLLPLLEALG is encoded by the coding sequence ATGGCCAGCTGCCCAGGGCTGATCCGCAAGGCCTGCCCATGGCGGGAACCGGATCAGCTTGCCCAGGCCCTGGCCTGCGACCACGGCGACGAGGGGCTGATCTGGCTCGATGGCGACGGCAGCGCACTGGGGCGCTGGCTCACCCTGGCGGTGCAACCGCTGGAGCAACGTTGCTGCCGCGGCCTTCCTGGTGATCCAGACGCCCGGAACCCGTTTGAAAGCCTGCGCAATCTGCCCCCGGGCCACTGGACCGGCTGGCTCAGCTACGACGCGGCCGCCTGGCTCGAACCGGGCCAACCCTGGCGGCCCGATGCGATGGCCAGCCTCTGGATCGCCCGGCACGACCCGGTGCTGCGCTTCGATCTGCAGGAACAGGAGCTGTGGCTCGAGGGCCTCGATCCGGTCCGCCATGCCGCCATGGCGCACTGGCTAGAGACCCTGCCCCGCTCCGCTGCATCAGCCCAGGCCACAACCCCGATCCACAGCCCCTGGCAACGCCACAGCGATCGCCATGGCTTCATGGCCGGAGTGCAGCGCATCCGCGAACTGATCAGCGCCGGCGATCTGTTTCAGGCCAATCTCACCGCCTGCAGCAGCACCCAACTGCTGAAGCCGATCAGCAACCTGGCCCTGTTCACACGCCTGCGCCAGCGCTGCCCCGCCCCCTTCGCCGGCCTGGTGGTGGGGGCGGGCGACGCCGCCGGTGAGGCGATTCTGTCGACATCACCCGAGCGGTTCCTCTCCGTGGGGCCCGACGGTTGGGTGGAGACTCGCCCGATCAAAGGCACCAGGCCCAGGCATCCCGATCCGGAACGAGATGCGGATCTGGCGGCTGAACTGATCTGCAGCAGCAAGGACCGGGCCGAGAACGTGATGATCGTGGACCTGTTGCGCAATGACCTCGGCCGGGTGTGCCGACCGGGATCGGTGCAGGTGCCGCAGCTGGTGGGGCTGGAGAGCTACGCGAGCGTGCATCACCTCACCTCCGTTGTTACCGGTCAGCTCCAGGACGGCGCCGACTGGGTGGATCTGCTGGAAGCCTGCTGGCCGGGCGGCTCGATCAGCGGCGCCCCAAAACTGCGCGCCTGCCAGCGCCTCGGCGAACTGGAGCCGGTGGGGCGCGGTCCTTACTGCGGCTCACTACTACGCCTCGATTGGGATGGTCGGCTCGACAGCAACATCCTCATCCGCACCGTATTGCGCCGCCACGACCAGCTCCGGGTGCATGCCGGCTGCGGCATCGTTGCCGATTCCGATCCAGCCACGGAAGCCGACGAACTGGATTGGAAGCTGCTGCCCCTGCTGGAGGCCCTGGGATGA